The DNA segment GCGCGTAAAGCCGGAGTGCCGGTGCTGATCGACCCGAAAGGGACTGATTTTGCCCGCTATCGCGGCGCGACGCTGCTGACGCCGAACCTCTCTGAGTTCGAAGCAGTGGCAGGAAAATGCAAAAGCGAAGAAGAGATTGTTGAACGCGGCATGAAGCTGATCGCCGATTTTGAGCTTTCCGCGCTGCTGGTCACCCGCTCCGAGCAGGGGATGACGCTGCTGCAACCGGGCAAAGCTCCGCTGCATATGCCGACGCAGGCGCAGGAAGTGTATGACGTAACCGGTGCGGGCGACACGGTCATTGGTGTGCTGGCGGCGACGCTGGCAGCCGGTAATTCGCTGGAAGAAGCCTGCTTCTTTGCCAATGCGGCGGCGGGCGTGGTGGTCGGTAAGCTGGGGACCTCCACTGTGTCGCCTATCGAACTGGAAAACGCGGTACGCGGTCGTGCAGAAACTGGCTTTGGCGTGATGACCGAAGACGAGCTGAAGCAGGCCGTTGCCAGCGCCCGTAAGCGTGGTGAGAAAGTCGTCATGACCAACGGGGTGTTTGATATACTGCACGCCGGTCACGTCTCCTATCTCGCAAACGCCCGTAAGCTGGGCGATCGCTTAATTGTCGCGGTCAACAGCGATGCCTCGACGAAACGCCTGAAAGGGGAAACGCGCCCGGTGAATCCGCTCGAACAGCGGATGATCGTGTTGGGTGCGCTGGAATCCGTTGACTGGGTGGTCTCTTTTGAAGAGGACACGCCGCAGCGCCTGATTGCAGGCGTATTGCCGGATCTGCTGGTGAAAGGCGGTGACTATAAACCGGAAGAGATTGCCGGTAGTGAAGAGGTATGGGCCAACGGCGGCGAA comes from the Citrobacter amalonaticus genome and includes:
- the hldE gene encoding bifunctional D-glycero-beta-D-manno-heptose-7-phosphate kinase/D-glycero-beta-D-manno-heptose 1-phosphate adenylyltransferase HldE; protein product: MKVTLPEFERAGVLVVGDVMLDRYWYGPTSRISPEAPVPVVKVDTIEERPGGAANVAMNIASLGANSRLVGLTGIDDAARALSKTLADVNVKCDFVSVPTHPTITKLRVLSRNQQLIRLDFEEGFEGVDPQPLHERINQALSSIGALVLSDYAKGALASVQQMIALARKAGVPVLIDPKGTDFARYRGATLLTPNLSEFEAVAGKCKSEEEIVERGMKLIADFELSALLVTRSEQGMTLLQPGKAPLHMPTQAQEVYDVTGAGDTVIGVLAATLAAGNSLEEACFFANAAAGVVVGKLGTSTVSPIELENAVRGRAETGFGVMTEDELKQAVASARKRGEKVVMTNGVFDILHAGHVSYLANARKLGDRLIVAVNSDASTKRLKGETRPVNPLEQRMIVLGALESVDWVVSFEEDTPQRLIAGVLPDLLVKGGDYKPEEIAGSEEVWANGGEVLVLNFEDGCSTTNIIKKIQKDSDK